Proteins found in one Methanospirillum hungatei JF-1 genomic segment:
- a CDS encoding dipeptidase, whose amino-acid sequence MVDRRLIPFILLILMGFIPSGLGCTTFVVTDEASEDGSTFVGHSNDGFGVGLIGHEIREDMVSFRHIIAKDHPAGAMRPVVYDPNSGGEFLGEAPSSDTQTIIIGEIPQVNHTYAYITGSYGIINEHQLMTGECTDYAKIHPGAEKGKRIFYSSELSNIALERCKTAKEAVILIGELIDTYGYYGTGETLIFADPSDAWVIEMCGGTPDGTGGYWAAQRIPPGEIFVAANEFRIRELSEDNPDQIFAKNLKDDAQTMGWWKPEDGPLDWAQVFGIGEYSHPYYSQGRVWRIFDRLAPSLGLSPYVEGPFSKAYPFSIKPDSPVNITNALSIFRDHYEGTVYDLTAPPAGGPFGDPYRVWGPYDLHDAPYEGQLKPGSWPRPISTDPCGYSYICQGRANLPDPIGGICWLGMSSPAETCYLPFYTGIYHLPAPYLHGSHWEFDLNTAFWPYELLQNYARLMYSNMAPEIKAEQERIEGAAIANQSAIEAKALELYKTDERSAREFLTEYSSETALNALNDWKKLMGEMIVTYRNGNYNDVDNKTISNIGYPDWWYEYARYQYGPRVYDIQGLNAIPDVKYVGEEANITGDPISYIEKYQTG is encoded by the coding sequence ATGGTAGACCGGAGGCTAATTCCATTTATTCTCCTTATTCTGATGGGTTTTATCCCGTCAGGACTTGGATGTACCACCTTTGTTGTCACTGATGAAGCATCAGAGGATGGTTCCACGTTTGTCGGACATTCAAATGACGGGTTCGGGGTGGGTCTCATAGGCCACGAGATCCGGGAGGATATGGTTTCGTTTCGTCATATCATCGCAAAAGATCATCCAGCTGGGGCAATGAGACCGGTTGTGTATGATCCCAACAGTGGAGGGGAGTTCCTTGGCGAGGCGCCTTCATCAGACACTCAAACGATTATCATCGGTGAGATTCCCCAGGTAAACCATACGTATGCCTACATCACCGGCAGTTATGGTATTATCAACGAACACCAGCTCATGACTGGAGAATGCACGGACTATGCAAAAATTCATCCGGGGGCAGAGAAGGGGAAACGCATCTTTTACAGTTCTGAACTCTCCAATATCGCACTTGAACGATGTAAAACCGCAAAAGAGGCTGTCATTCTTATCGGAGAACTGATCGACACCTATGGATATTACGGGACCGGTGAGACCCTCATCTTTGCCGACCCATCAGATGCCTGGGTTATCGAGATGTGTGGCGGTACCCCTGACGGGACCGGGGGGTACTGGGCTGCCCAGAGAATCCCTCCTGGGGAGATCTTTGTTGCCGCAAATGAGTTCAGGATTCGGGAACTTTCTGAGGATAATCCTGACCAGATATTTGCGAAAAACCTCAAGGATGATGCACAGACGATGGGCTGGTGGAAACCGGAAGATGGCCCACTTGACTGGGCTCAGGTGTTTGGTATCGGTGAATATTCGCATCCCTATTACTCTCAGGGCAGAGTATGGAGAATTTTTGACCGGCTGGCTCCATCGTTAGGTCTTTCCCCCTATGTTGAAGGGCCGTTCTCAAAAGCATATCCCTTCTCAATAAAACCTGATTCCCCGGTAAATATCACGAATGCACTCTCTATCTTCCGGGATCACTATGAAGGGACGGTATACGATCTGACTGCTCCCCCTGCTGGCGGTCCGTTCGGAGATCCCTACCGGGTATGGGGTCCGTATGATCTCCACGATGCTCCCTACGAAGGACAGTTAAAACCAGGATCCTGGCCACGACCCATATCTACTGATCCCTGTGGATACTCCTACATCTGTCAGGGCAGGGCAAATCTCCCTGATCCCATCGGTGGTATCTGCTGGCTTGGCATGTCTTCACCCGCAGAGACATGTTATCTTCCCTTCTATACTGGCATATATCACTTACCAGCTCCGTACCTCCATGGCTCTCACTGGGAGTTTGATTTAAATACCGCATTCTGGCCGTATGAACTGCTTCAGAATTATGCCAGGCTCATGTATAGCAACATGGCACCTGAAATTAAGGCTGAACAGGAACGAATAGAGGGAGCTGCAATCGCAAACCAGTCGGCAATTGAGGCGAAGGCGCTTGAACTCTACAAGACAGACGAACGGTCTGCACGTGAATTCCTGACTGAATATTCCAGTGAGACAGCATTGAACGCCCTCAATGACTGGAAAAAACTTATGGGAGAGATGATCGTCACCTACCGGAACGGGAATTACAATGATGTTGATAATAAAACCATCAGTAATATCGGGTATCCGGACTGGTGGTATGAATATGCCCGGTATCAGTATGGTCCACGGGTGTATGATATTCAGGGATTAAACGCAATTCCTGACGTAAAATATGTCGGAGAAGAAGCGAATATCACAGGAGATCCAATCTCATACATCGAGAAATATCAGACCGGATAA
- a CDS encoding aconitase X, which translates to MQNNEKPIILKGITKVEGYAEGEALVTSSFLSHLVNAVNSDGVIRIFGHPLVGQSYAGKIVVYDTDKFSTGGAWGLYFKAKVTNSAPKALICRTVHPISIGGAIDAGIPAVDSFDVDPWTVIQTGDYVKITAPKAGDEGIIKIYPKDPARRAELAELKSLPKKGWEKSDISLTPYEQEMLAGKHGRPKQVAMERLVKFAEGMGSKRMVPICSAHLFDDHQSRDYTVGAWPAFEEFASMGAKVVVPTTVESTAMGDDLVDDKGMPWHYSVMAPAREVFKGMVPVHENLKNMGATVIPTCIPYAHLAPPKFGEYLVTSESNAAAYSNIMIGARVNRDPANMVLYAAITGVMPEYGVHLQENRIGQMIFDVDPAVVKELDDVGDYVALGGAIGFRAGDRVPVVCGLNRMTNAQAKAFCACVSPALTYPMIHIVGITPEARTIEEAFGGEIPKDVERVRITKSDLAAVYQNLRQTEKTSIDAAVIGCPFLMFEELADIAGMLDGQKVSAPLWLYTDYVNYSAAKKAGILEKIEASGARVVHSSCPGMVVRAPADAEKLVFATDSLKVAMLFAGIGWPKNWLGTRKDVIQAAITGTYVQNKWLN; encoded by the coding sequence ATGCAGAATAATGAAAAACCTATTATTTTAAAAGGAATCACAAAAGTTGAAGGATATGCTGAAGGAGAAGCTCTGGTTACCTCGAGTTTTTTAAGCCATCTGGTTAATGCAGTCAATTCTGACGGAGTTATCAGAATATTTGGCCATCCTCTCGTGGGGCAGTCATATGCCGGGAAGATTGTGGTATACGACACTGACAAATTTTCTACCGGAGGTGCATGGGGCCTCTATTTCAAGGCAAAAGTAACTAATTCAGCTCCAAAGGCTCTCATCTGTCGGACGGTCCATCCGATCAGTATTGGTGGTGCCATTGATGCCGGGATTCCTGCAGTGGATTCCTTTGATGTTGACCCATGGACCGTTATTCAGACCGGTGATTATGTGAAGATAACTGCACCAAAAGCAGGAGATGAAGGGATTATTAAGATTTATCCGAAAGATCCTGCACGGCGGGCAGAACTGGCAGAATTAAAATCCTTACCAAAAAAAGGGTGGGAAAAAAGTGACATCTCACTTACCCCCTATGAACAGGAGATGCTGGCCGGAAAGCATGGTAGACCAAAACAAGTAGCCATGGAACGGTTGGTGAAATTTGCTGAAGGGATGGGATCAAAGCGTATGGTGCCGATATGTTCCGCCCATCTCTTTGATGACCATCAGAGTCGTGATTATACCGTCGGGGCATGGCCTGCATTTGAAGAGTTCGCGAGTATGGGGGCTAAGGTAGTAGTGCCGACCACTGTTGAGAGTACAGCCATGGGAGATGATCTTGTCGATGATAAAGGGATGCCCTGGCACTATTCCGTTATGGCCCCGGCCAGGGAAGTGTTCAAGGGGATGGTTCCGGTCCATGAAAACCTGAAGAACATGGGTGCTACGGTGATCCCGACCTGTATCCCCTATGCCCACCTGGCCCCGCCAAAATTCGGTGAATATCTCGTTACTTCAGAGTCGAACGCTGCTGCATACAGTAATATTATGATTGGAGCGAGGGTAAACAGGGACCCTGCGAACATGGTTCTCTATGCTGCAATAACCGGTGTCATGCCTGAATATGGGGTCCACCTGCAGGAGAACCGGATCGGTCAGATGATCTTTGACGTAGACCCTGCCGTGGTAAAGGAACTTGATGATGTCGGGGACTATGTGGCACTTGGCGGAGCGATCGGATTCCGGGCTGGTGACAGGGTACCTGTTGTATGCGGCCTTAACCGAATGACAAATGCTCAGGCAAAGGCATTTTGTGCCTGTGTATCTCCCGCATTGACCTACCCCATGATCCATATCGTCGGCATCACTCCTGAAGCAAGGACGATTGAAGAGGCTTTCGGAGGGGAGATCCCAAAGGATGTTGAGCGTGTACGTATCACCAAATCAGATCTTGCGGCGGTATATCAGAACCTTCGACAGACGGAGAAGACCAGTATTGATGCAGCGGTTATCGGTTGTCCGTTTCTGATGTTTGAAGAACTAGCGGATATTGCTGGAATGCTGGACGGGCAGAAGGTATCCGCACCTCTCTGGCTTTACACCGACTATGTGAATTACAGTGCAGCGAAAAAGGCAGGTATCCTCGAGAAGATAGAGGCCAGCGGAGCACGGGTCGTGCATTCATCCTGTCCGGGGATGGTCGTCAGGGCACCTGCAGATGCGGAGAAACTTGTCTTTGCCACAGACAGTCTGAAAGTTGCTATGCTCTTTGCCGGTATAGGCTGGCCGAAGAACTGGCTTGGAACACGAAAAGATGTCATCCAGGCAGCGATAACTGGCACGTATGTTCAGAATAAGTGGCTGAACTGA
- a CDS encoding ATP-binding protein: protein MIRALKEFKAPYMIAKSNYMAQIDEDACIACGICRDERCPMDAIVEEDGEFQVLNDRCIGCGVCIITCPSKAITLIERPVQERDPIASDITEWGKMRMTNRMLDEQKIQGVPK, encoded by the coding sequence ATGATACGGGCTCTGAAGGAGTTCAAGGCCCCATATATGATAGCGAAAAGCAATTATATGGCCCAAATCGATGAGGATGCCTGTATTGCATGTGGGATCTGCAGGGATGAACGCTGCCCGATGGATGCGATAGTTGAAGAAGACGGAGAATTTCAGGTTTTAAATGACCGCTGTATCGGGTGTGGTGTGTGCATAATCACCTGTCCTTCCAAAGCAATTACCCTGATTGAAAGACCTGTGCAGGAGCGGGATCCGATTGCGTCTGATATCACAGAATGGGGAAAAATGCGAATGACAAATCGTATGCTGGATGAACAGAAGATCCAGGGTGTTCCGAAATGA
- a CDS encoding acylphosphatase, producing MEEHSTTMDFSQLIRLNMRIIGTVQRVGYRHIVQNIARKHNITGTIENLEGYDVRIVAEGTRKDLEAFKQAIKISEYPILVECIESSEEPYLGCFSYFQVIRGSPEEELAERFDSAIAIFSRMERKQDQALEMHKESIGLQQETLGLQKETISLQKETLGLQKETLELQKETLELQKETISLQKETLGLQKETISLQTETVSLQKETLEEIKGTRSDLDKGFNSELREMREELREIRNALIHAGIMQTVKS from the coding sequence ATGGAAGAACATAGTACAACTATGGATTTTAGCCAGTTGATTCGTCTCAATATGAGAATTATTGGGACAGTACAACGGGTAGGATATCGTCATATTGTCCAGAATATTGCGCGAAAACATAATATCACCGGCACTATTGAAAATCTTGAGGGCTATGATGTCAGGATCGTCGCTGAAGGTACCAGAAAGGATCTTGAAGCGTTCAAGCAGGCAATAAAAATATCTGAGTACCCCATACTGGTAGAATGTATTGAGTCCAGCGAAGAGCCATATCTCGGATGTTTTTCATACTTTCAGGTCATTCGGGGATCTCCAGAAGAGGAACTGGCAGAACGGTTTGACTCAGCAATCGCGATTTTTTCACGAATGGAGAGAAAACAAGACCAGGCATTGGAAATGCATAAGGAGTCCATTGGCCTGCAGCAGGAAACACTAGGACTTCAGAAGGAAACAATTTCATTACAGAAGGAGACATTAGGACTTCAAAAGGAAACATTAGAACTTCAGAAGGAAACATTAGAACTTCAGAAGGAAACAATTTCATTACAGAAGGAGACATTAGGACTTCAGAAGGAAACAATTTCATTACAAACAGAGACTGTTTCTCTCCAGAAAGAAACCCTTGAGGAGATCAAAGGTACCAGATCAGACCTTGACAAAGGTTTCAATTCCGAACTTCGTGAGATGCGTGAAGAACTCAGAGAAATTCGGAATGCCCTCATACATGCAGGAATTATGCAAACCGTGAAGTCCTAA
- a CDS encoding DUF2117 domain-containing protein: MIINNNIPGFQGGLSIPTHILTLIFHGADVFDYGDAARLISLLHPRLSLVAGVMARTAAEESGLPVIYDGRRPSEILSEYQSDQAVLIHRAKTNASAHRFGSLIHSHLKDRGLILIDPGTCQIVTWGVVDPSLSTWLSEITGYPVVSGNYHESSPPDTRVIGGCLPGEPVFVNGIIIGFATGEEAVISLQDGTIQAVSGIELKDHGVEKLIRFGCPDVSKAWCKSGNIRISRPKKGSQKVQEGHVVVIDHSAMACFGAFDPDICGLVTIGDDTTSICGHIGCSRGIPVLGITDGDIDGIVPEGYAPGSVILQVVRERDDELGIEIAEKVPIEPVVWDIWVEKIIRELGDRVKVMHRE; the protein is encoded by the coding sequence ATTATTATCAATAATAACATACCTGGTTTTCAAGGAGGCCTTTCTATTCCAACTCACATTCTCACCCTCATCTTTCACGGAGCCGATGTTTTTGACTACGGCGATGCAGCCCGGCTTATCTCCCTCCTTCACCCTCGTTTATCTCTTGTTGCCGGAGTCATGGCCCGGACAGCAGCTGAAGAATCAGGACTCCCGGTTATCTATGATGGTAGACGACCTAGTGAAATCCTTTCCGAATACCAAAGTGATCAGGCAGTTCTCATCCACCGGGCAAAAACGAATGCTTCTGCTCACCGGTTCGGGTCTCTTATCCACTCCCACCTCAAAGACCGGGGGCTCATTCTTATCGATCCCGGAACCTGTCAGATAGTAACCTGGGGGGTGGTAGATCCCTCCCTCTCAACATGGTTGTCAGAGATAACCGGATATCCGGTCGTTTCAGGTAATTATCATGAGAGCTCTCCTCCTGATACACGGGTCATCGGCGGTTGTCTCCCTGGTGAACCGGTCTTTGTAAATGGGATCATCATCGGCTTTGCAACCGGTGAAGAAGCGGTTATATCACTTCAGGATGGGACCATTCAGGCAGTATCCGGAATTGAACTGAAAGATCACGGAGTTGAAAAACTCATCCGGTTTGGATGTCCGGATGTCTCGAAAGCCTGGTGTAAAAGTGGAAATATCAGGATATCGCGGCCTAAGAAAGGTTCCCAGAAGGTGCAGGAGGGACATGTTGTCGTCATTGATCACTCTGCCATGGCCTGTTTTGGAGCCTTTGATCCTGATATCTGCGGCCTTGTCACCATCGGAGATGACACAACCTCAATCTGTGGTCATATCGGGTGTTCCCGGGGCATACCGGTTCTTGGAATTACCGACGGTGATATTGACGGGATTGTGCCGGAAGGGTATGCACCTGGCAGTGTTATTTTACAAGTTGTCAGGGAACGGGATGATGAACTGGGCATTGAGATCGCAGAAAAGGTTCCCATTGAACCGGTAGTATGGGATATCTGGGTAGAGAAAATAATCAGAGAACTTGGAGACCGGGTGAAGGTGATGCATCGGGAATAA
- a CDS encoding type II toxin-antitoxin system RelE family toxin: MPIKTRRIIVEKIQELQINPFSGGNKERIEYHKPPAVYLLHISRSYTVFYLIDEEKDVVKIETIETIEKAHKTYTRK; this comes from the coding sequence TTGCCAATAAAAACCCGTCGCATTATTGTTGAGAAAATTCAGGAACTGCAGATAAACCCCTTTTCAGGTGGCAATAAGGAAAGAATTGAATATCATAAGCCTCCCGCAGTGTATCTTCTCCATATATCCCGCTCTTATACTGTATTTTACCTGATAGACGAAGAAAAAGATGTTGTGAAAATTGAAACGATAGAAACGATTGAAAAAGCCCATAAAACATACACCAGAAAATAA
- a CDS encoding SPASM domain-containing protein has translation MSDPLSTTEAFGILDQIKATGNPVVILSGGEPMMQDLPEAKSLVASMKGGCSAGIRVVNVTETGDLYPCQFAQIPEFRIGSIREQPFSKLWNDPENPVLKMFRGKKECLTGKRRSCSYLDLCGGGCRVRAYWQSGEFYADDPFCFIEKWTTHSPFSRRMNPNVPAMRNGHDSISGCKMNVIYMIDLYPTA, from the coding sequence GTGTCAGACCCGCTCTCAACCACCGAGGCATTTGGCATTCTTGATCAGATAAAGGCGACCGGGAATCCTGTTGTTATCCTGAGCGGAGGAGAGCCGATGATGCAGGATCTCCCTGAAGCAAAAAGTCTGGTCGCTTCCATGAAAGGAGGATGTAGTGCAGGCATCAGAGTTGTGAACGTGACCGAGACTGGTGACCTCTATCCATGCCAGTTTGCACAAATACCAGAGTTTCGAATCGGTTCAATACGGGAACAGCCATTCTCGAAACTCTGGAATGATCCTGAAAACCCGGTTCTGAAAATGTTCAGGGGAAAAAAGGAGTGTCTCACCGGAAAGCGCCGATCCTGTTCATACCTGGACCTCTGCGGGGGAGGATGCCGGGTCAGGGCATACTGGCAGTCCGGAGAATTTTATGCTGACGATCCGTTCTGTTTTATAGAAAAATGGACCACGCATAGCCCTTTCTCACGGAGGATGAACCCGAATGTTCCAGCGATGAGGAACGGTCATGATAGTATATCAGGTTGTAAAATGAATGTCATATACATGATCGATCTGTACCCCACTGCTTAA
- a CDS encoding DUF6398 domain-containing protein has protein sequence MLFDSLDNDEQEYAEQILLDFTGFVLYYQNCVPEDWSPSVIEHCLVKDFPRRKPVDISSIQKATRDWFMATSKMTDAFCNERLDEDYAGLCRHVAGKLARKRDNKITRGKREIWAAGIIYAVGQMNFLFDKSFEPYQSADDICQYFGTSKRTTSQKAKLIRDLIGMDDYWDPEYSTSYMRNKNPFEKFCMTKNGFII, from the coding sequence GTGCTCTTTGATAGTCTTGACAATGATGAGCAGGAATATGCAGAGCAAATATTACTGGATTTTACCGGATTTGTCCTCTACTACCAGAACTGCGTTCCGGAGGACTGGTCACCGTCTGTCATCGAGCACTGCCTGGTAAAGGATTTTCCCCGGAGAAAACCGGTTGATATCTCATCAATACAAAAAGCTACCCGCGACTGGTTTATGGCCACAAGTAAAATGACTGACGCGTTCTGCAATGAACGGCTGGATGAAGACTATGCCGGACTCTGCAGGCATGTTGCAGGAAAACTAGCACGAAAACGGGATAATAAAATTACCAGGGGAAAACGTGAAATATGGGCTGCAGGAATCATTTATGCAGTAGGACAGATGAACTTCCTGTTTGATAAATCATTTGAGCCATATCAGTCAGCAGATGATATCTGCCAGTACTTTGGGACCAGCAAAAGGACGACTTCACAAAAAGCGAAACTCATTCGGGATCTTATTGGGATGGATGATTACTGGGACCCCGAATACTCTACATCATACATGCGGAATAAAAATCCATTCGAAAAATTTTGTATGACAAAGAACGGGTTTATAATTTAA
- a CDS encoding type II toxin-antitoxin system HicB family antitoxin → MYIKFESYFDGNYWCARGIGVDIFTQGKSLDELMSNIQEAVELHYEDELERGESITILTLQEYEVRSHARAASC, encoded by the coding sequence ATGTACATAAAATTTGAGTCATATTTTGACGGAAATTACTGGTGTGCCAGAGGCATCGGGGTGGATATTTTTACTCAGGGAAAAAGCCTTGATGAACTAATGAGTAACATTCAGGAAGCTGTTGAACTGCATTACGAAGATGAACTGGAAAGAGGCGAGTCAATTACCATTCTGACCTTGCAGGAATACGAGGTAAGATCACATGCAAGGGCTGCCAGTTGTTAG
- a CDS encoding type II toxin-antitoxin system HicA family toxin, with protein MRQKGSHIQMQLESEQGIHTITIPLHDEIALGTLNDIVGKVSLWTGINKRALIERIKEE; from the coding sequence ATAAGACAGAAGGGCAGTCATATTCAGATGCAATTAGAATCAGAACAAGGTATTCACACAATTACAATTCCTCTCCATGATGAAATTGCCCTGGGCACACTCAACGATATTGTTGGGAAGGTCTCTCTATGGACTGGAATTAATAAAAGGGCATTAATTGAACGAATAAAAGAAGAATAA
- a CDS encoding metal-dependent hydrolase, producing MKITYLGHACVVLQGSKCVLIDPFIPEGEIRVTPDLVAVTHAHADHMGIAASYTAPIITNNEIAHYLRGKGCITEAMNIGGTIVVDGISFTMTQAIHSSWLEDEGIGMYGGSAAGFVISMDGRTVYHAGDTGLFSDMRLIGELYHPDVALIPIGGRFTMGPREGMMAAEFIGAPVVIPIHYNTFDKIRQDVSEFARAINETTDMKTVILEPGMEYEIKK from the coding sequence ATGAAGATTACGTACCTTGGTCATGCCTGTGTCGTACTGCAAGGGTCAAAGTGTGTTTTGATCGACCCCTTTATTCCTGAGGGCGAGATCAGAGTCACGCCGGATCTTGTCGCCGTCACCCATGCCCATGCTGACCATATGGGTATCGCTGCATCGTATACTGCCCCGATTATTACAAATAATGAGATCGCTCATTACCTCCGGGGAAAAGGGTGCATCACTGAAGCAATGAATATCGGCGGGACGATAGTCGTGGATGGTATCTCGTTTACCATGACCCAGGCAATTCACTCATCCTGGTTAGAAGACGAAGGGATCGGGATGTACGGCGGGAGTGCTGCAGGTTTTGTTATCAGCATGGATGGGAGAACCGTCTACCATGCAGGTGATACCGGGCTGTTTTCAGATATGCGTCTTATTGGTGAGTTATACCATCCTGATGTTGCTCTTATTCCAATCGGGGGGAGATTTACGATGGGTCCACGGGAAGGGATGATGGCCGCAGAGTTTATCGGAGCACCGGTTGTTATCCCGATTCATTATAATACCTTTGATAAAATCAGGCAGGATGTATCTGAGTTTGCACGGGCTATCAATGAGACAACTGATATGAAAACAGTGATTCTGGAACCTGGAATGGAGTATGAGATAAAAAAATAA
- a CDS encoding transcriptional regulator has product MPEEVAKKEQLLQLFANMTGNTKIVEPMKKIHGTLRDSDAVEREIALIMRELLDQGFFKTKLKPIQLAKLVCAYYAGKNDTEIARELGDEKLSKTVARARVRMKLFRELDFKMPFDRNQMEHLLVSGKTMKEISEELGISPSTLREYRHVLEAMVDREMDQYLERIRDVMEDRDLTESMTSSATKDAFGESIDITEAELIDIT; this is encoded by the coding sequence ATGCCAGAAGAGGTTGCAAAGAAAGAACAGCTGTTACAACTGTTCGCAAATATGACCGGTAACACAAAGATTGTGGAACCGATGAAGAAGATCCATGGTACGCTTCGTGATAGCGATGCGGTAGAACGGGAGATCGCGCTCATTATGCGAGAACTCCTTGACCAGGGTTTCTTCAAAACGAAGCTGAAACCTATTCAGCTGGCAAAGCTGGTTTGTGCCTACTATGCGGGGAAAAATGATACTGAGATTGCGAGGGAACTTGGAGATGAAAAACTCTCCAAGACTGTTGCCCGTGCCCGTGTCAGGATGAAACTCTTCCGTGAGCTGGACTTTAAAATGCCATTTGACCGGAACCAGATGGAACATCTGCTCGTATCCGGCAAGACCATGAAAGAGATCAGTGAAGAACTGGGAATCAGCCCGTCTACACTCCGGGAGTACCGGCATGTTCTTGAAGCCATGGTTGACCGGGAGATGGATCAGTACCTGGAACGTATTCGTGATGTTATGGAAGATCGTGACCTCACTGAGAGTATGACCTCCTCTGCAACAAAGGATGCCTTTGGCGAGTCCATTGATATCACCGAAGCAGAGCTGATCGATATCACCTGA
- the glyS gene encoding glycine--tRNA ligase, whose translation MSDVFDNVMDLAKRRGFVWPTTECYGSVAGFIDYGPLGTLVKRRIEDLWRQFYVISEGYYEIECPTIGQEAMYIASGHVKGFSDKMCQCPACNEYLRADHVAEAHNIPNAATLSCEALAEKICTLPCPACNEVLGKVEVFTFNLMFQTTIGPGSQRKGYLRPETAQGIFVDFGRLLRFYRDKLPFGTVQIGRSYRNEISPRQGMIRLREFTQAEAEIFVHPEMKDHPNFARYADYAFPLLSSEQQLGGLEAKTYTMKDAVAAGVIANEYVAYYLALTHELLVTIGVMPSRLRFRQHLPDERAHYAEDCWDAEIFSERFGWVETVGIADRTDYDLKAHAEQSGDSFTAYIQYDEPRREKRRVINANMGVLGPKYRGKAKAISDALQEVTPGPDGATVIIDGEEIFVPADLYEVKEEEVDVRGVDVRPHVIEPSYGIDRMIYAVLEHSYFEEEVEGEVRKVMRFPSRVAPVQVAIFPLMARDGLDVMAKEIARTLQMQGILAEYDDSGAIGRRYRRQDEIGTPFAVTVDYDSLEDQTVTLRDRDSMQQVRIPKDQLVDLIPALIRGKSSFSSLI comes from the coding sequence ATGAGCGATGTCTTTGATAATGTGATGGATCTGGCAAAACGCAGAGGGTTTGTCTGGCCAACGACGGAATGCTACGGTTCGGTTGCAGGGTTTATCGATTACGGCCCTCTTGGTACGCTGGTCAAACGTCGTATCGAAGACCTCTGGCGCCAGTTCTATGTAATATCTGAAGGGTATTATGAGATAGAATGCCCGACAATCGGCCAGGAGGCCATGTATATAGCATCCGGGCATGTCAAGGGTTTTTCTGATAAGATGTGCCAGTGTCCGGCATGTAACGAATATCTGCGGGCCGATCATGTCGCTGAAGCTCACAATATTCCAAATGCGGCCACCCTTTCATGTGAGGCACTGGCAGAAAAGATATGCACGCTCCCCTGTCCGGCATGTAATGAGGTCCTTGGAAAGGTCGAGGTCTTTACCTTTAACCTGATGTTTCAGACGACCATCGGGCCAGGGTCACAGCGAAAGGGATACCTTCGGCCTGAAACCGCTCAGGGTATCTTCGTTGACTTTGGGAGGCTGCTGCGGTTCTACCGGGATAAGCTTCCGTTCGGAACCGTGCAGATAGGACGGTCATACCGGAATGAGATCTCACCCCGTCAGGGAATGATCCGGCTTCGTGAATTCACCCAGGCTGAGGCTGAGATCTTTGTCCACCCGGAGATGAAAGACCACCCGAACTTTGCACGGTATGCCGACTATGCATTCCCGCTTCTCTCATCTGAGCAGCAGCTTGGAGGCCTTGAGGCAAAGACCTACACCATGAAGGATGCCGTGGCAGCGGGAGTCATTGCAAACGAGTATGTTGCCTACTACCTTGCCCTGACCCACGAACTCCTGGTCACCATTGGTGTGATGCCTTCACGGCTCAGATTCCGCCAACATCTTCCTGATGAACGGGCCCATTACGCCGAAGACTGCTGGGATGCTGAGATATTCTCCGAACGGTTTGGATGGGTTGAAACGGTTGGTATTGCAGACCGGACGGATTATGATCTGAAGGCACATGCAGAGCAGAGTGGTGACTCTTTTACCGCATATATCCAGTATGACGAACCACGACGGGAGAAGAGGCGTGTCATCAATGCCAACATGGGTGTGCTCGGGCCAAAGTACCGGGGAAAAGCAAAAGCCATCTCTGATGCTCTGCAGGAGGTGACTCCCGGACCCGATGGTGCAACCGTTATCATCGACGGGGAAGAGATCTTTGTCCCGGCTGATCTGTATGAGGTGAAGGAAGAGGAGGTTGATGTCCGGGGTGTTGATGTCCGGCCCCACGTTATCGAGCCCAGTTATGGGATTGACCGGATGATCTATGCCGTCCTTGAGCACTCGTACTTCGAAGAGGAGGTAGAAGGAGAGGTCAGGAAGGTCATGCGGTTCCCAAGCCGGGTTGCACCGGTGCAGGTAGCCATATTCCCGCTCATGGCCCGTGACGGTCTTGATGTCATGGCAAAAGAGATTGCCCGGACCCTTCAGATGCAGGGGATTCTTGCAGAATATGATGATTCAGGAGCCATCGGTCGCCGATACCGCAGACAGGATGAGATCGGGACACCATTTGCCGTAACGGTAGACTATGATTCACTTGAGGATCAGACGGTTACCCTTCGTGACCGGGACAGCATGCAGCAGGTCCGGATTCCAAAGGATCAGCTTGTTGATCTGATCCCAGCCCTTATCAGGGGCAAAAGCTCATTCTCTTCACTCATCTGA